Proteins from one Acropora muricata isolate sample 2 chromosome 9, ASM3666990v1, whole genome shotgun sequence genomic window:
- the LOC136929420 gene encoding solute carrier family 15 member 4-like isoform X2: MLKKEDPELAPILVKSSSRGAKRYHVSMPHHPGPIRRRIRILLVICILFTELCERLTFYGVVANLVLYCRDYLKLEAPLPSSISLAFQGTSFFSPVIGGWIADTLLGRYNTIYGGSLLYLVGTILLAAVTFNYGDVHKLGTGSKEGFLGISLLLISVGTGGIKANVSPLGADQIENEGATVVQRFFDWFYWFIQLGSFLAYTAVVSVQQDVSFFYGYVITASSIFIAIILFVSGRNYYVIQPHKGSYMADTCKIIWQGLKNNQCICRGFNELHWLDRAKESFGGIWSDQRVEDVKAVVGIAPIFLTFILYWTIYGQHPFNTPVNASQMNIFYQVPQYVLMGTGEVLTSIPGLAFAYSQSPVYLRGVIMGLNLATIGIGFYVAGALAAIVRKATHGTWYPQDLNNGKLENYFFFLAAIMLLNFVAFVFLAQRYKYVKTPASSRGPVSQVDQQSNLVNS; the protein is encoded by the exons ATGTTGAAAAAGGAGGATCCAGAGTTGGCTCCCATCCTTGTAAAGTCATCATCCCGTGGAGCTAAGCGGTACCATGTCTCAATGCCTCATCATCCAGGTCCCATTCGAAGACGTATCAGGATTTTATTAGTGATTTGCATTCTGTTCACAGAATTATGTGAACGTCTTACATTTTATGGTGTTGTGGCCAACCTAGTACTGTACTGTAGGGATTATTTAAAGCTGGAAGCACCTTTGCCGAGTAGCATCAGCTTAGCTTTCCAAG GCACATCATTCTTCTCACCTGTGATTGGTGGATGGATTGCTGATACTCTCTTGGGACGCTATAATACAATTTATGGAGGTTCCTTGCTGTATTTAGTCGGAACAATTCTTCTTGCAGCTGTAACGTTTAACTATGGTGATGTGCACAAACTAGGCACTGGAAGTAAAGAGGGGTTCCTGGGGATCTCATTACTTCTGATTTCGGTTGGCACTGGAGGAATCAAGGCTAACGTGTCTCCCCTTGGTGCAGATCAGATCGAAAATGAGGGTGCTACTGTGGTTCAGCGCTTTTTTGACTGGTTTTACTGGTTTATCCAGTTAGGATCATTTCTTGCTTACACTGCAGTTGTTTCAGTTCAACAAGATGTTTCATTCTTTTATGGTTATGTGATAACTGCATCTTCAATATTTATAGCAATTATATTATTTGTCAGTGGAAGAAACTATTATGTCATTCAGCCTCACAAGGGAAGTTACATGGCTGATACATGTAAAATTATTTGGCAAGGCTTGAAAAATAATCAGTGCATATGTAGAGGATTCAATGAGCTACATTGGCTGGACAGAGCAAAAGAGAGTTTTGGTGGAATATGGTCAGATCAGCGAGTTGAAGATGTAAAGGCAGTTGTGGGAATTGCACCAATATTTCTCACATTTATCTTGTATTGGACAATTTATGGACAG CATCCATTTAATACACCTGTGAATGCATCGCAAATGAACATATTTTATCAAGTTCCTCAATATGTGTTGATGGGTACTGGAGAGGTGTTAACGTCAATCCCAG GACTGGCTTTTGCCTATTCCCAGTCTCCTGTTTATCTCCGTGGAGTGATCATGGGACTTAATCTGGCCACAATAGGTATTGGCTTCTATGTTGCAGGTGCTCTGGCAGCCATAGTTAGAAAAGCCACCCATGGGACTTGGTATCCACAGGATCTTAATAatggaaaactggaaaattaCTTCTTCTTCCTTGCTGCAATTATGTTGCTAAACTTTGTGgcctttgtttttcttgctCAAAGATACAAATATGTGAAGACACCTGCATCTAGTAGAGGACCAGTTTCACAAGTTGACCAGCAAAGCAATCTTGTAAACTCATGA
- the LOC136929420 gene encoding solute carrier family 15 member 4-like isoform X1: MLKKEDPELAPILVKSSSRGAKRYHVSMPHHPGPIRRRIRILLVICILFTELCERLTFYGVVANLVLYCRDYLKLEAPLPSSISLAFQGTSFFSPVIGGWIADTLLGRYNTIYGGSLLYLVGTILLAAVTFNYGDVHKLGTGSKEGFLGISLLLISVGTGGIKANVSPLGADQIENEGATVVQRFFDWFYWFIQLGSFLAYTAVVSVQQDVSFFYGYVITASSIFIAIILFVSGRNYYVIQPHKGSYMADTCKIIWQGLKNNQCICRGFNELHWLDRAKESFGGIWSDQRVEDVKAVVGIAPIFLTFILYWTIYGQGQTSYLLQGSFMKLKLSDHFTMPAASLYLFEITMLLILIPVVDRIIYPLLRHFGVDFTPLKKMGVGMLFAMGSVIVAGLMEIQRKRFIATHGYFQQHPFNTPVNASQMNIFYQVPQYVLMGTGEVLTSIPGLAFAYSQSPVYLRGVIMGLNLATIGIGFYVAGALAAIVRKATHGTWYPQDLNNGKLENYFFFLAAIMLLNFVAFVFLAQRYKYVKTPASSRGPVSQVDQQSNLVNS, encoded by the exons ATGTTGAAAAAGGAGGATCCAGAGTTGGCTCCCATCCTTGTAAAGTCATCATCCCGTGGAGCTAAGCGGTACCATGTCTCAATGCCTCATCATCCAGGTCCCATTCGAAGACGTATCAGGATTTTATTAGTGATTTGCATTCTGTTCACAGAATTATGTGAACGTCTTACATTTTATGGTGTTGTGGCCAACCTAGTACTGTACTGTAGGGATTATTTAAAGCTGGAAGCACCTTTGCCGAGTAGCATCAGCTTAGCTTTCCAAG GCACATCATTCTTCTCACCTGTGATTGGTGGATGGATTGCTGATACTCTCTTGGGACGCTATAATACAATTTATGGAGGTTCCTTGCTGTATTTAGTCGGAACAATTCTTCTTGCAGCTGTAACGTTTAACTATGGTGATGTGCACAAACTAGGCACTGGAAGTAAAGAGGGGTTCCTGGGGATCTCATTACTTCTGATTTCGGTTGGCACTGGAGGAATCAAGGCTAACGTGTCTCCCCTTGGTGCAGATCAGATCGAAAATGAGGGTGCTACTGTGGTTCAGCGCTTTTTTGACTGGTTTTACTGGTTTATCCAGTTAGGATCATTTCTTGCTTACACTGCAGTTGTTTCAGTTCAACAAGATGTTTCATTCTTTTATGGTTATGTGATAACTGCATCTTCAATATTTATAGCAATTATATTATTTGTCAGTGGAAGAAACTATTATGTCATTCAGCCTCACAAGGGAAGTTACATGGCTGATACATGTAAAATTATTTGGCAAGGCTTGAAAAATAATCAGTGCATATGTAGAGGATTCAATGAGCTACATTGGCTGGACAGAGCAAAAGAGAGTTTTGGTGGAATATGGTCAGATCAGCGAGTTGAAGATGTAAAGGCAGTTGTGGGAATTGCACCAATATTTCTCACATTTATCTTGTATTGGACAATTTATGGACAG GGGCAAACcagttatcttcttcaaggatCATTTATGAAGCTGAAACTGTCAGACCATTTTACAATGCCTGCAGCATCTCTCTATCTGTTTGAAATCACCATGTTGTTGATACTTATTCCTGTTGTTGATCGTATTATTTATCCCTTGCTGCGTCATTTTGGTGTCGATTTTACACCTTTGAAGAAAATGGGGGTGGGGATGTTGTTTGCTATGGGATCTGTTATTGTAGCTGGACTAATGGAAATTCAAAGGAAGAGGTTCATCGCAACACATGGCTATTTTCAACAGCATCCATTTAATACACCTGTGAATGCATCGCAAATGAACATATTTTATCAAGTTCCTCAATATGTGTTGATGGGTACTGGAGAGGTGTTAACGTCAATCCCAG GACTGGCTTTTGCCTATTCCCAGTCTCCTGTTTATCTCCGTGGAGTGATCATGGGACTTAATCTGGCCACAATAGGTATTGGCTTCTATGTTGCAGGTGCTCTGGCAGCCATAGTTAGAAAAGCCACCCATGGGACTTGGTATCCACAGGATCTTAATAatggaaaactggaaaattaCTTCTTCTTCCTTGCTGCAATTATGTTGCTAAACTTTGTGgcctttgtttttcttgctCAAAGATACAAATATGTGAAGACACCTGCATCTAGTAGAGGACCAGTTTCACAAGTTGACCAGCAAAGCAATCTTGTAAACTCATGA